From the Ferviditalea candida genome, the window ACCATTCGCACCACACGTTGGGCCATTTCCTCATAGCTTTCGATCTGCTGGCCCGTACGCGTCAGGATGATCGACCCCGTTTTGGTGTGCTGCCGGTCCGAATATACCTCTCTCGCAACGGGAATGCCCATCTGCCGCCCCACATCCGCAACCGCGGAATGGTTGAGCGCGAAGATGATGGTTTTCTCGTCTCCCTGCGCGATCGCCTCAAGAATGGCCCTGGCGATTTTTTCATCCTCCATGGCCATCATATAAAGAGCCCCATGGGGCTTGCAGTGCTGAATGCGGACTCCGTTGGCGGAAGCAAATTCGCGCAACGCCCCCAGCTGATAAACGACATAGTCTTTAATTTCCGACGGCGTACTCGACATATATCTGCGCCCGAATCCCATCAAATCCGGGAAGGAAGGGTGGGCGCCGATCTCCACGCCGGATTGCTTGGCCATTTCCACTGTTTTTCTCATGACATGGGGATCGCCTGCGTGATAACCGCATGCAATGCTGGCTGAGGTGATATACTGCATCATTTCTTCATCATTTCCCAATTTATAAAGCCCGAAGCTCTCCCCCATGTCGCAATTCAAGTCAACCTTTAACAATGCCAATCCCTCCGTTCCCCATTTTGTTCAACAATTGCGTCGTGTAATTTCCCTGTTGAAAATCACGATTTTGCAGCACCTGGATGAGCAGCGGCAAATTGGTTGTAATGCCGTCTACGTCCAGCTCTGTCAAGGAGCGTTCCATTTTTTGCAGCGCCTCCTCGCGAGTCGAGCCGTGGGTAATGATCTTCCCGATCATCGGATCATAAAAGGGAGACACCGTATTGCCCTCAACCACGGCGAAATCAAGGCGGACATCCTGACCGGGAAATGTCAAACGGTTAAT encodes:
- a CDS encoding LamB/YcsF family protein, which translates into the protein MLKVDLNCDMGESFGLYKLGNDEEMMQYITSASIACGYHAGDPHVMRKTVEMAKQSGVEIGAHPSFPDLMGFGRRYMSSTPSEIKDYVVYQLGALREFASANGVRIQHCKPHGALYMMAMEDEKIARAILEAIAQGDEKTIIFALNHSAVADVGRQMGIPVAREVYSDRQHTKTGSIILTRTGQQIESYEEMAQRVVRMVSEGKVITDTGEDVDITAETVCIHGDGPGAVQLAKAVSEALTAEGIEIVSAKHLLGV